A stretch of Planococcus citri chromosome 5, ihPlaCitr1.1, whole genome shotgun sequence DNA encodes these proteins:
- the LOC135847018 gene encoding maltase 2-like has translation MEDGGYDISNYTAINPMLGTMEDFEELVDEIKVRGLKLIVDTVINHSSDQHPWFIKSINREDPYTDFYVWRDPKSYDCNGKPIPPNNWMSLFKGSAWEWNEQRKQFYLHQFTHYQPDFNLRNNLMRNEIKKIFKFWLDKGVAGFRMDATKHLIEDAEFRDEPVKPGVTVPVYFNDFTHIYTLDLWETYVFLHEIRLFCDRVTKKFTDYERVLLPEAYGGGKMLYQYYGSKDYKIAHFPLNFAFVLVADFKNASFFHNLINNYLSPIPEGGTPAWNSENHDKFRKAMVYNPEYEYIFTTMVMLLPGVAYTYYGQEIGMIGMRIRDDQKKDSHPDDFTKKTRDSARLPMQWDDSFNAGFSSNPNTYLPVSSEYWEINVKKQKCDKNSHYNIFKKMLKLRKTDVFKHGDFKSYVISTWVFAFTRTMKGQETFVVVVNLGSETEIVNLSSVIHNLPEVMNVELSSPNSGYSFGDEIATSATVSNTFILRSFGVVVLSSKTTTTTRK, from the exons ATGGAAGATGGGGGCTACGATATTTCCAATTACACCGCAATTAATCCAATGCTAGGAACAATGGAGGATTTCGAAGAGCTTGTAGATGAAATAAAAGTCAGAG GTTTGAAGTTGATTGTGGATACCGTAATTAATCACAGCAGCGATCAACATCCTTGGTTCATTAAATCAATCAATAGGGAGGATCCTTATACTGATTTCTATGTTTGGCGCGATCCTAAGTCTTACGATTGCAATGGAAAACCTATACCACCCAATAACTGG ATGAGCCTCTTTAAAGGAAGTGCTTGGGAATGGAACGAACAAAGAAAACAGTTTTATCTACATCAATTCACCCACTATCAGCCGGATTTCAATTTAAGGAATAATCTGATGAGAAACGAGATCAAG aaaattttcaaattttggctcgACAAAGGAGTGGCTGGTTTCAGAATGGACGCAACCAAACATCTTATAGAAGACGCTGAATTTAGAGACGAGCCTGTCAAACCTGGTGTAACTGTGCCTGTTTATTTTAACGATTTCACGCATATTTACACGCTTGATTTATGGGAAACGTACGTGTTTTTACACGAGATTCGACTATTTTGTGACagagttacaaaaaaattcaccgatTATGAAAG AGTTCTTCTTCCTGAAGCTTACGGAGGTGGTAAAATGCTGTATCAGTATTATGGCTCGAAAGATTACAAAATAGCtcattttccattaaattttgctttcgttttggttgctgatttcaaaaatgcctcattttttcataatttaatcaATAATTACCTCAGTCCGATACCTGAAGGAGGAACTCCTGCTTGGAAt TCAGAAAATCACGATAAATTCAGAAAAGCCATGGTGTATAATCcggaatacgagtacatatttacCACAATGGTGATGTTACTGCCCGGGGTGGCTTACACTTATTATGGACAAGAAATTGGTATGATTGGAATGAGAATTCGCGATGATCAAAAAAAGGATTCACATCCGGATGATTTCACTAAAAAAACGAGAGACAGTGCTAGACTACCAATGCAATGGGACGACTCTTTCAATGCAG gATTTTCCTCCAATCCCAACACTTATTTACCAGTCAGCTCCGAATATTGGGAAATCAACgtaaagaaacaaaaatgcgataaaaataGTCACTAcaatatattcaaaaaaatgctcaaattgagGAAAACGGATGTGTTTAAACatggagatttcaagtcgtatGTCATTTCAACTTGGGTATTCGCATTCACAAG AACTATGAAAGGACAAGAAACCTTCGTTGTAGTTGTAAACCTAGGTAGTGAAACAGAAATAGTCAATTTGAGCAGCGTTATTCACAATCTTCCAGAAGTGATGAACGTTGAACTGTCCAGTCCCAATTCTGGATACAGCTTTGG TGACGAAATTGCAACTTCAGCAACGGTTTCAAATACATTCATCTTGAGATCCTTCGGCGTTGTGGTGCTCAGTTCGAAGACCACAACGACTacaagaaaatga
- the LOC135847017 gene encoding cytochrome P450 4g1-like isoform X2, translated as MSISSNFFPFHSSITFYIGLLLILITLVAKYIIKTYRRDPRLVKFAHTIPGPPETSIFGSFGDFVYGEDSLKKAVEYLETYGHVYKLWFGRHLWVGLSNIEDLEVVFMKSEMLAKPEIFHPFHDFWGDGLFTAPVEIWKKNRKKLTPAFGNNRFGRYTHQINDTTRNYIRIIEKHVDGTEFNAWDYLPDLSFDIMTKTMLNVEFDLQNPLATEFRQSMAKGIQIGFERTCYPLFHMNILSEFYHKKKIIALQKNIFRFAKKILNDEIGQIKDEIKLHKENPDKVSINEVPPKSFLTSAYELLNEGYDKKVVYDEIINAISGGTNTTASMLSFFLLAVAIHQDIQTKIYDELYEIFGDSDRDADLDDIKRLSYFDQVLKETLRNRVFPAGTTILISIGAVHFNPEYYSNPWKFDPEHFSPEAVENRPKLAFIPFSVGARNCIGQNFAMLEMKLMLSALLRNFSFHTTTTMDDIKLNMSFVIDSVNGYNMSIKSRVRKPSYL; from the exons atgtCGAtatcatcgaatttttttccatttcattcttcAATCACATTTTACATTGGATTATTACTCATTTTGATTACATTGGTAGCAAAGTATATCATTAAAACGTACAGAAGAGATCCACGTTTAGTAAAATTTGCTCACACGATACCGGGTCCCCCAGAAACTTCTATTTTTGGAAGCTTCGGCGATTTCGTTTATGGAGAAG ATTCGCTGAAAAAAGCTGTAGAATATTTAGAAACGTACGGACATGTGTATAAACTATGGTTTGGAAGGCATCTATGGGTTGGATTATCAAACATAGAAGATCTAGAA GTAGTTTTTATGAAATCAGAAATGCTCGCCAAGCCTGAAATATTTCATCCGTTCCACGATTTTTGGGGAGATGGTTTATTTACAGCACCTg tggaaatttggaaaaagaacAGGAAAAAACTGACGCCAGCTTTTGGAAATAATCGATTTGGACGATATACACATCAAATAAATGATACGACTCGTAATTACataagaattattgaaaaacatgTCGATGGTACAGAATTTAATGCTTGGGATTACCTTCCTGATTTATCATTTGATATCATGACAA AAACAATGTTGAATGTTGAATTCGATTTGCAAAATCCATTAGCTACAGAATTCCGACAGAGTATGGCGAA GGGAATTCAAATAGGATTCGAAAGAACATGTTATCCATTATTTCATATgaatattttgagtgaattctatcataaaaagaaaatcatcgctctacaaaaaaatattttccgatTTGCCAAAAAG atCTTAAATGATGAAATTGGTCAAATAAAAGACGAAATCAAACTTCATAAAGAAAATCCTGATAAAGTATCGATCAACGAAGTACCACCAAAATCGTTCCTAACGAGCGCCTACGAATTACTCAATGAAGGATACGATAAGAAAGTTGTGTACGATGAAATAATCAACGCAATTTCTGGA GGCACAAATACCACAGCTAGTATGCTCTCATTTTTCCTATTGGCTGTAGCTATTCATCAAGATATTCAG ACAAAAATATACGACGAACTTTACGAAATATTTGGCGACAGTGATCGTGACGCCGATCTCGACGATATCAAACGATTATCTTATTTTGATCAAGTGTTGAAAGAAACATTGC gaaatcgCGTTTTTCCTGCTGGGACCACGATTCTCATTTCAATCGGTGCTGTTCATTTTAACCCTGAGTATTATTCAAATCCTTGGAAATTTGATCCGGAACATTTCAGTCCTGAAGCTGTAGAAAATCGACCAAAACTTGCATTTATACCATTTAGTGTCGGTGCCAGAAATTGTATTG gTCAAAATTTCGCTATGCTAGAGATGAAATTGATGTTATCGGCATTATTgcgaaatttcagttttcacacTACAACCACAATGGACGATATAAAATTGAACATGTCTTTTGTGATCGATTCGGTGAATGGTTATAATATGTCGATAAAGTCTCGAGTTAGGAAACCTTCTTATttataa
- the LOC135847017 gene encoding cytochrome P450 4g1-like isoform X1 — MSISSNFFPFHSSITFYIGLLLILITLVAKYIIKTYRRDPRLVKFAHTIPGPPETSIFGSFGDFVYGEDSLKKAVEYLETYGHVYKLWFGRHLWVGLSNIEDLEVVFMKSEMLAKPEIFHPFHDFWGDGLFTAPVEIWKKNRKKLTPAFGNNRFGRYTHQINDTTRNYIRIIEKHVDGTEFNAWDYLPDLSFDIMTKTMLNVEFDLQNPLATEFRQSMAKGIQIGFERTCYPLFHMNILSEFYHKKKIIALQKNIFRFAKKILNDEIGQIKDEIKLHKENPDKVSINEVPPKSFLTSAYELLNEGYDKKVVYDEIINAISGGTNTTASMLSFFLLAVAIHQDIQTKIYDELYEIFGDSDRDADLDDIKRLSYFDQVLKETLRRFTLVPYVLRGVQKDSKIGNRVFPAGTTILISIGAVHFNPEYYSNPWKFDPEHFSPEAVENRPKLAFIPFSVGARNCIGQNFAMLEMKLMLSALLRNFSFHTTTTMDDIKLNMSFVIDSVNGYNMSIKSRVRKPSYL; from the exons atgtCGAtatcatcgaatttttttccatttcattcttcAATCACATTTTACATTGGATTATTACTCATTTTGATTACATTGGTAGCAAAGTATATCATTAAAACGTACAGAAGAGATCCACGTTTAGTAAAATTTGCTCACACGATACCGGGTCCCCCAGAAACTTCTATTTTTGGAAGCTTCGGCGATTTCGTTTATGGAGAAG ATTCGCTGAAAAAAGCTGTAGAATATTTAGAAACGTACGGACATGTGTATAAACTATGGTTTGGAAGGCATCTATGGGTTGGATTATCAAACATAGAAGATCTAGAA GTAGTTTTTATGAAATCAGAAATGCTCGCCAAGCCTGAAATATTTCATCCGTTCCACGATTTTTGGGGAGATGGTTTATTTACAGCACCTg tggaaatttggaaaaagaacAGGAAAAAACTGACGCCAGCTTTTGGAAATAATCGATTTGGACGATATACACATCAAATAAATGATACGACTCGTAATTACataagaattattgaaaaacatgTCGATGGTACAGAATTTAATGCTTGGGATTACCTTCCTGATTTATCATTTGATATCATGACAA AAACAATGTTGAATGTTGAATTCGATTTGCAAAATCCATTAGCTACAGAATTCCGACAGAGTATGGCGAA GGGAATTCAAATAGGATTCGAAAGAACATGTTATCCATTATTTCATATgaatattttgagtgaattctatcataaaaagaaaatcatcgctctacaaaaaaatattttccgatTTGCCAAAAAG atCTTAAATGATGAAATTGGTCAAATAAAAGACGAAATCAAACTTCATAAAGAAAATCCTGATAAAGTATCGATCAACGAAGTACCACCAAAATCGTTCCTAACGAGCGCCTACGAATTACTCAATGAAGGATACGATAAGAAAGTTGTGTACGATGAAATAATCAACGCAATTTCTGGA GGCACAAATACCACAGCTAGTATGCTCTCATTTTTCCTATTGGCTGTAGCTATTCATCAAGATATTCAG ACAAAAATATACGACGAACTTTACGAAATATTTGGCGACAGTGATCGTGACGCCGATCTCGACGATATCAAACGATTATCTTATTTTGATCAAGTGTTGAAAGAAACATTGCGTAGGTTCACTTTGGTTCCTTATGTCTTGCGAGGTGTGCAGAAAGATAGTAAAATAG gaaatcgCGTTTTTCCTGCTGGGACCACGATTCTCATTTCAATCGGTGCTGTTCATTTTAACCCTGAGTATTATTCAAATCCTTGGAAATTTGATCCGGAACATTTCAGTCCTGAAGCTGTAGAAAATCGACCAAAACTTGCATTTATACCATTTAGTGTCGGTGCCAGAAATTGTATTG gTCAAAATTTCGCTATGCTAGAGATGAAATTGATGTTATCGGCATTATTgcgaaatttcagttttcacacTACAACCACAATGGACGATATAAAATTGAACATGTCTTTTGTGATCGATTCGGTGAATGGTTATAATATGTCGATAAAGTCTCGAGTTAGGAAACCTTCTTATttataa
- the LOC135847016 gene encoding maltase 1-like isoform X1 produces the protein MKFLTLFAVLVHVALAKLDQSWWKHTTLYEVYLPSFKDSDGDGIGDIKGLTSKLDYFMELGIETVYISPHYLSPMEDGGYDITNFTQVNPILGTMEDFKELIDETKARGLKLIVDIIINHSSDKHPWFIKSVNREDPYTDFYVWRDPKSYDYNGKPIPPNNWVSIFKGSAWQWNEQRKQFYLHQFTLHQPDFNLRNNLLKTEIKKIFKFWLDKGVAGFRIDATKYLIEDAEFRDDPVKPGVIVPYTYQDVTHLYTADLWETYVFLHEIRLFCDRVTKKFTDYERILLPEAYGGGKMLYQYYGSKDYKIAHFPLNFAFVLIVEYKNASFYHNLINNYLSPIPEGGIPSWNSENHDKFRKAMVYNPEYEYIFTTMVMLLPGVAYTYYGQEIGMIGARIRDDQKRDSNPDDFTKTTRDSCRLPMQWDDSFNAGFSTNPKTHLPVSSEYWKINVKKQKADKNSHYYIFKRMLDLRKTDVFKYGDFKSYVVSTWVFAFTRTLKGQGTFLVVLNLGSETEMVNLSSVIHKLPETMNVELSSPNSGYSVGDEIATSATIPNTFILRPFGAVVLSSKMPGS, from the exons ATGAAATTCTTAACTCTCTTCGCGGTTTTAGTTCATGTTGCTTTAGCCAAACTAGATCAATCATGGTGGAAACATACGACTCTTTACGAAGTTTATCTGCCATCATTCAAAGACAGCGATGGTGATGGAATCGGTGACATAAAAG gtctTACTTCAAAACTTGATTATTTCATGGAGTTGGGAATCGAAACAGTGTACATTTCACCTCATTATCTATCCCCGATGGAAGATGGAGGCTACGATATAACCAATTTTACGCAAGTTAATCCGATTCTGGGCACGATGGAAGATTTTAAAGAGCTCATAGATGAAACGAAAGCCAGAG GTCTGAAATTGATCGTGGACATCATAATCAATCACAGCAGCGATAAACATCCTTGGTTCATCAAATCAGTCAACAGAGAAGATCCTTATACTGACTTCTATGTTTGGCGCGATCCTAAGTCTTACGATTACAATGGAAAACCTATACCACCTAATAATTGG GTGAGCATTTTCAAAGGAAGTGCTTGGCAATGGAACGAGCAAAGAAAACAGTTTTACCTGCATCAATTTACTCTCCACCAACCGGATTTCAATTTGAGGAATAATCTgttaaaaactgaaatcaaa aaaattttcaaattttggctcgACAAAGGAGTAGCTGGTTTCAGAATCGATGCCACCAAATACTTGATAGAAGACGCCGAATTTAGAGACGATCCCGTTAAACCTGGTGTAATTGTGCCTTACACTTATCAAGATGTCACACATCTTTACACCGCTGACTTATGGGAAACATACGTTTTCTTGCACGAAATCCGATTATTTTGCGATCGagtgacaaaaaaattcaccgatTATGAAAG AATTCTTCTCCCGGAAGCTTACGGAGGTGGTAAAATGCTGTATCAATATTATGGCTCGAAAGATTACAAAATAGCTCATTTCCCATTGAATTTCGCTTTCGTTTTGATTGTCGAGTACAAAAATGCTTCATTTTATCacaatttaattaataattacctGAGTCCTATACCTGAAGGAGGCATCCCCTCTTGGAAC TCAGAAAATCACGATAAATTCAGAAAAGCTATGGTGTATAATCcggaatacgagtacatatttacCACAATGGTGATGTTACTGCCTGGTGTAGCTTATACTTACTACGGACAAGAGATTGGTATGATTGGTGCGAGAATTCGCGATGATCAAAAAAGAGATTCTAATCCGGATGATTTCACAAAAACTACAAGAGACAGCTGCAGACTCCCTATGCAATGGGATGACTCTTTCAATGCAG GATTTTCTACCAATCCCAAAACTCATTTACCTGTCAGCTCTGAGTACTGGAAAATTAATGTGAAAAAGCAAAAAGCTGACAAAAACAGCCATTACTACATATTCAAAAGAATGCTCGACTTGAGGAAAACAGATGTGTTCAAATATGGAGATTTTAAGTCGTACGTCGTTTCTACTTGGGTATTTGCATTCACAAG aACTCTGAAAGGACAGGGAACATTCTTAGTGGTTTTAAACCTGGGCAGCGAAACTGAAATGGTCAACTTGAGTAGCGTCATTCATAAACTTCCTGAAACAATGAACGTAGAATTGTCAAGTCCCAATTCTGGATATAGCGTTGG AGATGAAATTGCAACTTCAGCAACGATTCCAAATACATTCATTTTGAGACCATTTGGTGCAGTAGTGCTCAGTTCAAAGATGCCCGGATCGTGA
- the LOC135847016 gene encoding maltase 2-like isoform X2: MELGIETVYISPHYLSPMEDGGYDITNFTQVNPILGTMEDFKELIDETKARGLKLIVDIIINHSSDKHPWFIKSVNREDPYTDFYVWRDPKSYDYNGKPIPPNNWVSIFKGSAWQWNEQRKQFYLHQFTLHQPDFNLRNNLLKTEIKKIFKFWLDKGVAGFRIDATKYLIEDAEFRDDPVKPGVIVPYTYQDVTHLYTADLWETYVFLHEIRLFCDRVTKKFTDYERILLPEAYGGGKMLYQYYGSKDYKIAHFPLNFAFVLIVEYKNASFYHNLINNYLSPIPEGGIPSWNSENHDKFRKAMVYNPEYEYIFTTMVMLLPGVAYTYYGQEIGMIGARIRDDQKRDSNPDDFTKTTRDSCRLPMQWDDSFNAGFSTNPKTHLPVSSEYWKINVKKQKADKNSHYYIFKRMLDLRKTDVFKYGDFKSYVVSTWVFAFTRTLKGQGTFLVVLNLGSETEMVNLSSVIHKLPETMNVELSSPNSGYSVGDEIATSATIPNTFILRPFGAVVLSSKMPGS; this comes from the exons ATGGAGTTGGGAATCGAAACAGTGTACATTTCACCTCATTATCTATCCCCGATGGAAGATGGAGGCTACGATATAACCAATTTTACGCAAGTTAATCCGATTCTGGGCACGATGGAAGATTTTAAAGAGCTCATAGATGAAACGAAAGCCAGAG GTCTGAAATTGATCGTGGACATCATAATCAATCACAGCAGCGATAAACATCCTTGGTTCATCAAATCAGTCAACAGAGAAGATCCTTATACTGACTTCTATGTTTGGCGCGATCCTAAGTCTTACGATTACAATGGAAAACCTATACCACCTAATAATTGG GTGAGCATTTTCAAAGGAAGTGCTTGGCAATGGAACGAGCAAAGAAAACAGTTTTACCTGCATCAATTTACTCTCCACCAACCGGATTTCAATTTGAGGAATAATCTgttaaaaactgaaatcaaa aaaattttcaaattttggctcgACAAAGGAGTAGCTGGTTTCAGAATCGATGCCACCAAATACTTGATAGAAGACGCCGAATTTAGAGACGATCCCGTTAAACCTGGTGTAATTGTGCCTTACACTTATCAAGATGTCACACATCTTTACACCGCTGACTTATGGGAAACATACGTTTTCTTGCACGAAATCCGATTATTTTGCGATCGagtgacaaaaaaattcaccgatTATGAAAG AATTCTTCTCCCGGAAGCTTACGGAGGTGGTAAAATGCTGTATCAATATTATGGCTCGAAAGATTACAAAATAGCTCATTTCCCATTGAATTTCGCTTTCGTTTTGATTGTCGAGTACAAAAATGCTTCATTTTATCacaatttaattaataattacctGAGTCCTATACCTGAAGGAGGCATCCCCTCTTGGAAC TCAGAAAATCACGATAAATTCAGAAAAGCTATGGTGTATAATCcggaatacgagtacatatttacCACAATGGTGATGTTACTGCCTGGTGTAGCTTATACTTACTACGGACAAGAGATTGGTATGATTGGTGCGAGAATTCGCGATGATCAAAAAAGAGATTCTAATCCGGATGATTTCACAAAAACTACAAGAGACAGCTGCAGACTCCCTATGCAATGGGATGACTCTTTCAATGCAG GATTTTCTACCAATCCCAAAACTCATTTACCTGTCAGCTCTGAGTACTGGAAAATTAATGTGAAAAAGCAAAAAGCTGACAAAAACAGCCATTACTACATATTCAAAAGAATGCTCGACTTGAGGAAAACAGATGTGTTCAAATATGGAGATTTTAAGTCGTACGTCGTTTCTACTTGGGTATTTGCATTCACAAG aACTCTGAAAGGACAGGGAACATTCTTAGTGGTTTTAAACCTGGGCAGCGAAACTGAAATGGTCAACTTGAGTAGCGTCATTCATAAACTTCCTGAAACAATGAACGTAGAATTGTCAAGTCCCAATTCTGGATATAGCGTTGG AGATGAAATTGCAACTTCAGCAACGATTCCAAATACATTCATTTTGAGACCATTTGGTGCAGTAGTGCTCAGTTCAAAGATGCCCGGATCGTGA
- the LOC135847177 gene encoding alpha-glucosidase-like: MKNFLIILCAFQICYGHIDKTWWKHTILYEIFLQSFKDGNGDGIGDIKGLISKLDHFVDLGIETVYISPHYESPMVDSGYDVANFTNVNPMFGTMQDFDTLIKQMKKRKLKLMIDMVINHSSDKNPWFAKSINKEDPYTDYYVWKDPKGYDLNGKPIPPNNWVSIFSGPAWTWNAKRKQFYFHQFSPEQPDFNFRNDLLKDEIKKIFKFWFDKGVAGFRLDAVKFLMEDALFRDEPVSSPEITVPYKDSDVIHIHTRSLWESYEILHELRTYTEEITKKFKDYERILTSESYHKSKKFLYQYYGSENYRIMHFPFNFALVLSAQYENATFFHDKINEYLEGLPEEATPCWNSENHDKLRKGTLLNEEYGFIFTTMVMMLPGVAYLYYGQEIGLSGSKIRPDQIVNKFEDEFTKTGRDSSRQPMLWDDTLNAGFSNNRVPFLPVNPNYWRINADTQKNTENSYYNMFKKMSKLRKTSTIKHGDFKSYVFSQCVFGFTRSLKGRETYVTIFNLGSETEFVDVHNTVENLPKFLTIEMASPNSGLSVGKKLPSAQRIPKILILRPSTVVILSTKVPAK; this comes from the exons atgaaaaactttttgataattctgtGTGCGTTTCAAATTTGTTACGGTCATATCGATAAAACATGGTGGAAACACACAATTTTGTACGAAATATTTCTGCAATCTTTCAAAGATGGAAATGGAGATGGGATAGGTGACATCAAAG GATTAATTTCAAAACTCGATCATTTTGTGGATTTGGGGATCGAAACGGTGTATATTTCTCCACATTACGAGTCTCCCATGGTTGACAGCGGATACGATGTGGCTAATTTCACAAATGTTAATCCAATGTTCGGAACGATGCAAGATTTTGATACTTTGAtaaagcaaatgaaaaaaagaa aATTAAAGTTGATGATAGACATGGTGATTAATCATAGCAGCGATAAAAATCCTTGGTTTGCGAAGTCAATAAACAAGGAAGATCCTTACACAGATTATTATGTGTGGAAAGATCCAAAAGGATACGATTTAAATGGGAAACCGATACCGCCAAATAATTGG GTAAGCATTTTTAGTGGACCTGCTTGGACGTGGAATGCGAAAAGAAAGCAGTtctattttcaccaattttcccCGGAACAGCCAGACTTCAATTTTCGCAACGATTTattaaaagatgaaataaaG aaaatatttaaattttggttCGATAAAGGAGTGGCTGGATTTAGATTGGATGCGGTAAAATTTCTAATGGAAGATGCCCTATTCAGAGATGAACCAGTCTCCTCTCCTGAAATCACAGTGCCGTATAAAGATTCGGATGTAATTCATATTCATACCAGGAGTCTATGGGAAAGTTATGAGATTCTTCACGAATTGCGAACATATACCGaggaaatcaccaaaaaatttaaggATTATGAAAG aaTTCTAACTTCAGAATCGTatcacaaatcaaaaaaatttctgtatcaATATTATGGTTCAGAAAATTACAGAATAATGCATTTCCCTTTCAATTTTGCCTTGGTGTTGAGTGCTCAATACGAAAATGCTACATTTTTCCACGACAAAATCAACGAATATCTTGAAGGCTTACCTGAGGAGGCTACACCTTGTTGGAAC tCAGAAAATCACGATAAGCTTCGAAAAGGAACTTTGCTGAACGAAGAATATGGATTCATTTTCACCACAATGGTGATGATGTTGCCAGGAGTGGCTTATCTCTACTATGGGCAAGAAATAGGTCTGTCTGGATCTAAAATCCGACCTGATCAAATCGTCAACAAATTCGAAGACGAATTCACCAAAACAGGGCGAGATTCTTCAAGGCAACCAATGCTATGGGATGATACGTTGAATGCTG GATTTTCCAATAATCGTGTTCCATTCCTACCTGTGAATCCCAATTACTGGAGAATTAACGcagacactcaaaaaaacacagaaaacaGCTATTACAACATGTTTAAAAAGATGTCAAAATTGCGTAAAACTAGTACAATTAAACatggagatttcaagtcgtACGTGTTTTCTCAATGTGTGTTTGGATTCACCAG GTCATTGAAGGGTCGAGAAACGTACGTAACAATTTTCAATCTAGGCAGCGAAACAGAATTCGTCGATGTGCACAacacagttgaaaatttaccaaaatttttgaccatagAGATGGCAAGTCCGAATTCTGGATTAAGTGTTGG AAAAAAGTTACCCTCTGCACAACGAATTCCGAAGATTTTGATATTGAGGCCGTCCACTGTCGTTATACTCAGTACGAAGGTGCCAGCGAAGTAG